The genomic interval CATCCAGCCACAGCGGGCCGTATTCGCATATCGAAGCAAACGAGGAATCCTGCGGCAGACGGACATGCTCCACCAGCTCAAAGCGCATCCACGGCAGGGTGGCGATCAGCTCCTGCAATTTCGCGTTCTGGCGCAGCGCCAGCAGGGTTGGGCCATCGACGTTCACCGAGGCGAGGATATCGTGCTGTTCGAAAAAGGGCTGCTTCGTCGCCAGCATACGAAGCTGCTCTTCCAGCACGTCCAGACGCTGGCGAACGGCAACTTCGGCAAAATAGCGATCCGGCGCGATGCGCTGAGTAGGGTTTGAGGGGTGCGTAACGACGGTCAAAATTTCAATTGCCATCAGTCGACCATCTGTTCGGTAGATCGGCTGATAGGTGTACGCACGCTCGCATTGCAGCCAGTAGCGATGCTCCTGCAAGTTCTCGATACTTGCCTCAGGCGTAGTGCTCAGCCGCTGGATAACCTGCTCTGACTTCATTTCAGATGTCCTGTTGTTGGGATAGCCTTTCTGGACTCGTCACAGGATTATCGGCGCGACAATTGAGAACTTTATGTTCAATTCACCGGGAAAATGAAATTAAGATGACAGAAATGCGCGGGAACACGCGCTGGCTCAAATAAAATAATGGAACGTTGTTTTAATATAGTTGACCGGTTAATTCACTCAGCGCACACTGCTGATAATTCTTCTGTTCAGGTTCACGACTATGTCCAAAAAAATTGCCGTGATTGGCGAATGCATGATTGAACTGTCACAAAAAGGCGCTGAAGTCAGCCGCGGATTTGGTGGCGATACGTTAAACACGTCCGTTTATATTGCCCGTCAGGTCGCACCTGACGCGCTTACCGTGAACTACGTTACCGCCCTGGGTACGGACAGCTTCAGCCAGCAAATGCTGGAGGCCTGGCAGAGTGAACATGTTGGAACGTCGCTGATTCAGCGTATGGAAAACCGCCTCCCGGGGCTTTACTACATCGAAACCGACAGCACCGGCGAACGCACGTTTTATTACTGGCGTAACGAAGCCGCGGCCAAATTCTGGCTGGAGAGCGACGCGGCCGCGGCAATCTGCGAAGAACTGGCGACATTTGACTATCTCTATCTGAGCGGGATCAGCCTGGCGATTTTAAGCCCCACCAGCCGTGAAAAGCTGCTCTCGCTGCTGCGCAAATGCCGTACCAACGGCGGTAAGGTTATTTTCGATAACAACTATCGCCCGCGCCTGTGGGCCAGCCGCGAAGAGACGCAGCAGGTCTATCAGCAGATGCTGCAGTGCACCGACATCGCCTTCCTGACGCTCGACGATGAAGACGCCCTATGGGGTCAGAAACCGGTTGAAGAGGTGATTGCACGCACGCAGGCGGCTGGCGTGAGCGAAGTGGTCATTAAGCGCGGTGCGGATTCGTGCCTGGTCGCGGTGGCGGGCGAAGCGCTGGTTGACGTTCCGGCGGTGAAGCTTGCTAAAGAGAAAGTGATTGATACCACGGCGGCAGGTGATTCATTCAGCGCGGGGTATCTGGCGGTACGTCTGACGGGTGGAACGCCGGAAGCGGCGGCACAGCGCGGGCACCTGACGGCCAGCACCGTGATTCAGTATCGCGGGGCGATTATTCCGCGCGAGGCGATGCCTGTTTAATTAAGGTGCGGGCTGATGCCCTCACCCTAACCCTCTCCCAAAGGGAGAGGGAAATGTTTAGGCATTACTGCCCCTGCGGAATATCCGTCGCGTCCGGATGTAAATCATCAGCCGTGGCGGCCTGCGCTGGCTGCGGCGCGGTAGCCATAATGGAATCCCAGGTCGTCTGAAGTTCCTTCATGTCATATTCCGGCTCGCCCTTCGGCTGCAGAAGGATCAACGCCATCTCCTGCGACAGCTGCTGACGGAGGTCCTGATTGAGCATATCGACGGTCAGACCGTTCAGGAAATCCTGGCGCAACTTCTGATATTGCTCAGGCGCAATGTCGACAACCTGGTTTTGCAGAGAGCGAATACGCTGGCTTATCAGAATGTCGGTATCGGCGCGAGCGTAGGTCGCAAACAGCTTCTGCAGCTCGAGTTTTTTCTGCGCCACGAGAGCATTGAATTCCTCTTCGGAAAGCCCCTCTTTGCGCACTTTCGCCAGCTCTTTCGCGACCACGCCCAGGTTGGCATTCAGCTTATCGCCAGGTGATTCAACGTTAATGGCACATTGTGCACGCTGGAACAGGACGCGGCAGTCAAAACCAAGACCGATATTCTTGACGTTGTTCTTGCTCAGCGTCTGCTGAACGTGCCAGAACAGCGCTTCACGCGCCAGATCGGCACGCCAGTAGCGCAACATCGCCGCGGACTCACGGATTGGCTGCCAGGCGTTATCCCACATGACGGAGAGGCGATCCTGACGCACGGTGTCCGTCATAATGCTGACAGGCTCAGCACGCAGCGGAGAGAGCGTCGGGACAGGGGCAGGCGTTTCACGCTTGCCTTTCAAATCACCAAACGCTTTGTTGATCTGCTCAACCACCGCGCGGCTGTCCACGTTACCCACCACAATCAGCGTCATCGCGTCCGGGGTGTACCACTTCTGGTAGAACGATTTTACCTGTTCGGCGTCCACCGGCTGTTTCAGCGGTTCGGCCGGGTCATGTCCCAATAACGTTGAGCCCTTCAGGCGGTAACGCCACCAGCCCTCTTTGGTATCCCCAGGCCAGGTCGCCACCATGTCACTGTTGCTCAACGCATAGTTGACGGTGTCCGGCGTAATTGCCAGATTGCCAGAGGCATCAGAGAGATACGTAAGCGCTTCTTTTAGCAGGTCGTTACGGTTATTAGGCAGGCTCAGGTTAAACATGGTGTAGTCATACGAGACCACAGCCGGAGGGAGTGGGCGTTTCGGATCGATGGCCTGCTGCCATAGGGAACGCACCTGAACCGCTTGCAGGCTGCCGCTCTGCGTGAGCGCCAGCCGGGGAATAAAATGGCTAAAACCGGTTTGCTGAGTGCTTTCCGTGAGGGAACCGGTATTAATAGACAGACGGATTTCTATACGGTCACTGGGACGTTGCGGAGTGGCTAAAACCTGCCACTGAAAACCGTTCGCTAATGTCCCTTGTTGCCAGGCCGGGTCTGGCTGGAGCGCATCTGCCTGCACATAACTGGCTGCTGCCATCATCAGCAAACCGCCGGTTAAGAGTCGAATTTTTGTGCCCTGCATGTGAACCCCTGATCAACATTCCTGGTTAAAGAAGAGTGCCTCGCGACGCGCTTCACTCTTAAAGATGACGATGAAAACACGTCGATTAGACCGCGCGTTCGGCAAAACGTCACGGTCAGAAGTGAAATATACCCAAAAAAAATCTTGTCGAATTATGACAGGTACGAACAGTTATTATGCGCAGGAGCCCGTATCCCGACAAGGGAATACGGGCATTTGTGACAAGATTAAGAGGATAAGCCAGGATTTTTGCTGTCAGTTGGACGATTATTCAGAGTATCGTCGAGCTTTTTGTGATCCAGCTCTTTCACCCATTTCGCCACCACTACCGTTGCCACGCCGTTACCCACCAGGTTGGTTAACGCACGGGCCTCAGACATGAAGCGGTCAATACCCAGAATCAACGCCAGACCCGCCACCGGCAGGTGACCTACTGCGGAAATGGTGGCTGCCAGCACGATAAAGCCGCTGCCCGTTACGCCTGCCGCACCTTTAGAGGAGAGCAGGAGCACCACCAGCAGGGTAATCTGATGGAAAATATCCATATGGCTGTTGGTCGCCTGAGCAATAAACACGGCTGCCATCGTCAGGTATATCGAGGTGCCGTCCAGGTTGAAGGAGTAGCCCGTCGGGATCACCAGTCCGACCACCGATTTACGGCAGCCCAGCTTTTCCATTTTGTCGAGCATACGCGGCAGCGCCGATTCTGACGAGGAGGTCCCCAGAACAATCAGCAGCTCTTCGCGGATGTAACGGATAAATTTGAAGATATTGAAACCTGTCGCGCGGGCGATGGACCCCAGCACCACGACCACGAAAAGGATACAGGTGATATAGAAGCAGATAATCAGCTGACCCAGCTGCACCAGCGTACCGACGCCATACTTACCGATGGTGAAGGCCATCGCGCCGAAGGCACCGATCGGCGCCAGGCGCATGATCATATTGATGATGCCGAAGATCACCTGCGAGAAGCTTTCGATCACATTAAAGATAAGCTGGCCTTTGCTGCCCAGACGGTGCAGGGCAAAACCAAACATCACGGCAAACAGCAGCACCTGCAGGATGTTTC from Enterobacter sp. JBIWA008 carries:
- the pdeH gene encoding cyclic-guanylate-specific phosphodiesterase — translated: MKSEQVIQRLSTTPEASIENLQEHRYWLQCERAYTYQPIYRTDGRLMAIEILTVVTHPSNPTQRIAPDRYFAEVAVRQRLDVLEEQLRMLATKQPFFEQHDILASVNVDGPTLLALRQNAKLQELIATLPWMRFELVEHVRLPQDSSFASICEYGPLWLDDFGTGMANFSALSEVRYDYIKVARDLFIMLRQTPEGRNLFTLLLQLMNRYCQGVIVEGVETLEEWRDVQNSPAAAAQGYYLSRPVPMDRLDSVITTL
- a CDS encoding sugar kinase; translation: MSKKIAVIGECMIELSQKGAEVSRGFGGDTLNTSVYIARQVAPDALTVNYVTALGTDSFSQQMLEAWQSEHVGTSLIQRMENRLPGLYYIETDSTGERTFYYWRNEAAAKFWLESDAAAAICEELATFDYLYLSGISLAILSPTSREKLLSLLRKCRTNGGKVIFDNNYRPRLWASREETQQVYQQMLQCTDIAFLTLDDEDALWGQKPVEEVIARTQAAGVSEVVIKRGADSCLVAVAGEALVDVPAVKLAKEKVIDTTAAGDSFSAGYLAVRLTGGTPEAAAQRGHLTASTVIQYRGAIIPREAMPV
- a CDS encoding pitrilysin family protein; amino-acid sequence: MQGTKIRLLTGGLLMMAAASYVQADALQPDPAWQQGTLANGFQWQVLATPQRPSDRIEIRLSINTGSLTESTQQTGFSHFIPRLALTQSGSLQAVQVRSLWQQAIDPKRPLPPAVVSYDYTMFNLSLPNNRNDLLKEALTYLSDASGNLAITPDTVNYALSNSDMVATWPGDTKEGWWRYRLKGSTLLGHDPAEPLKQPVDAEQVKSFYQKWYTPDAMTLIVVGNVDSRAVVEQINKAFGDLKGKRETPAPVPTLSPLRAEPVSIMTDTVRQDRLSVMWDNAWQPIRESAAMLRYWRADLAREALFWHVQQTLSKNNVKNIGLGFDCRVLFQRAQCAINVESPGDKLNANLGVVAKELAKVRKEGLSEEEFNALVAQKKLELQKLFATYARADTDILISQRIRSLQNQVVDIAPEQYQKLRQDFLNGLTVDMLNQDLRQQLSQEMALILLQPKGEPEYDMKELQTTWDSIMATAPQPAQAATADDLHPDATDIPQGQ
- a CDS encoding dicarboxylate/amino acid:cation symporter — its product is MKTSLFKSLYFQVLTAIAIGILLGHYYPELGAQMKPLGDAFVKLIKMVIAPVIFCTVVTGIAGMESMKAVGRTGAVALLYFEVVSTLALIIGLIIVNVVQPGAGMNVDPSTLDAKAVAVYAEQAKDQGVVAFLLDVIPGSVIGAFASGNILQVLLFAVMFGFALHRLGSKGQLIFNVIESFSQVIFGIINMIMRLAPIGAFGAMAFTIGKYGVGTLVQLGQLIICFYITCILFVVVVLGSIARATGFNIFKFIRYIREELLIVLGTSSSESALPRMLDKMEKLGCRKSVVGLVIPTGYSFNLDGTSIYLTMAAVFIAQATNSHMDIFHQITLLVVLLLSSKGAAGVTGSGFIVLAATISAVGHLPVAGLALILGIDRFMSEARALTNLVGNGVATVVVAKWVKELDHKKLDDTLNNRPTDSKNPGLSS